Genomic DNA from Elgaria multicarinata webbii isolate HBS135686 ecotype San Diego chromosome 2, rElgMul1.1.pri, whole genome shotgun sequence:
ATATTCTGAGATCATCAAAAAAAAGATTTACACCATTGTGTTATTGCTTGCGGTTGCAGAATTGGAAGTTTTTAGTGCAAAAGTATAGTCTGCTTGGATATGATTCAAAGGCATGGCAAGGCATCAACTTTAAGAGGTCCCTGCCATTTCTGTTGTGACTCATACAAAAAATGTACTCATGGCACTATTTCCAGCACTCTCATTTCCCTAAAAGAAGTGGGGGAGACTGAATTACTGGTTGATTTGAACCCAGTTCTCCCAAATCCAGTGTGCTATCTACTGTTCAGCATATGCTCTTACTTGCCAATGAATACACTCTAGGTTTGGGCTCTCTTTCACTGCCATCTTCTAACTACTTCTCTTTTATCATTCAATTACAGCTGTCTTCTGGATTCTTTATTATCCCGTCAGATAACAGTACCGATGAGCCAGGCTCTGGTGACGATGGCATTTACCAAGAGGTGTGTTTGCAAGAGGAGAATGCTGATTTCAACCGGATCTTCTTGCCTACCATCTTCTCCATCATTTTCTTGACAGGAATCATTGGCAATGGCTTGGTTATTGTGGTCATGGGCTACCAGAAGAAGCTGAGGAGCATGACTGACAAATACAGGCTACACCTCTCGGTGGCTGACCTTCTGTTTGTCATCACTTTGCCCTTCTGGTCTGTGGATGCCGTAATCAGCTGGTACTTTGGAAGTGCCCTGTGCAAAATCGTCCACATCATGTATACCGTCAACCTGTATGGCAGTGTTCTGATCTTGGCCTTCATAAGCGTAGATCGGTACTTGGCAATTGTCCATGCTACCAACAGCCAGAGACCCAGGAAGCTGTTGGCCGAAAGGATTGTCTACGTAGGCGTTTGGCTACCAGCTGTGCTCTTGACTGTGCCCGATGTGGTCTTTGCTAGTACTAACGAGGTTGGCGGAAAATACGTGTGTCAGCGATTTTATCCTGACTACAACTGGGTGATTTCCTTCCGATTTCAGCATATTTTAGTAGGCCTggtcttgcctggacttatcatACTGACTTGCTACTGCATCATCATTTCTAAGCTGTCACACTCAAAAGGCCATCAGAAACGCAAGGCCCTGAAGACCACCGTCATCCTTATTGTTGccttctttgcctgctggttACCATACTATATTGGCATCAGCATAGACACCTTTATCCTCCTTGGATTCATCAAGAATGGCTGTAACTTTGAGGCTGTGGTGCACAAATGGATCTCCATTACCGAAGCCTTGGCATTTTTCCATTGTTGCCTGAATCCCATACTTTATGCTTTTCTGGGAGCCAAATTCAAGATGTCGGCCCAAAACGCTTTGACCTCCGTTAGCAGGGGATCAAGCCTTAAGATCCTTTCCAAAGGCAAACGAGGGGGTCATTCTTCTGTTTCGACAGAGTCTGAGTCTTCCAGTTTCCATTCCAGCTAACaaagtgttttgttttctct
This window encodes:
- the CXCR4 gene encoding C-X-C chemokine receptor type 4 — protein: MESNIDLSSGFFIIPSDNSTDEPGSGDDGIYQEVCLQEENADFNRIFLPTIFSIIFLTGIIGNGLVIVVMGYQKKLRSMTDKYRLHLSVADLLFVITLPFWSVDAVISWYFGSALCKIVHIMYTVNLYGSVLILAFISVDRYLAIVHATNSQRPRKLLAERIVYVGVWLPAVLLTVPDVVFASTNEVGGKYVCQRFYPDYNWVISFRFQHILVGLVLPGLIILTCYCIIISKLSHSKGHQKRKALKTTVILIVAFFACWLPYYIGISIDTFILLGFIKNGCNFEAVVHKWISITEALAFFHCCLNPILYAFLGAKFKMSAQNALTSVSRGSSLKILSKGKRGGHSSVSTESESSSFHSS